Proteins from a single region of Trichoderma asperellum chromosome 3, complete sequence:
- a CDS encoding uncharacterized protein (EggNog:ENOG41~SECRETED:SignalP(1-26)) yields MAPRLRVIAVLLVLQFISVLPNSVSAKDVISPWNDTATGFGPDLGLAETWNASFPLFESIKSLPTNNSGAAGSDGSNTGVDLKHRATKDFCLRFMPLDASITQGIYLSDNNGYKKSIQEQQRWQGLQVNSEGSMIPTGVNAVVNRPLAQRQLMVGGLVNWMYPKAHAIWGVGVYIHHCRMPTAGFTAANGHAPISVWFFGFFFLFPFSYLSFFFCFTY; encoded by the exons ATGGCGCCCAGATTGCGTGTGATCGCGGTGCTCTTGGTTCTCCAATTCATCTCTGTTCTACCTAATTCCGTCAGCGCAAAAGATGTCATATCACCATGGAATGATACCGCGACAGGTTTCGGACCAGATCTCGGTCTCGCTGAGACCTGGAACGCCTCCTTTCCGCTATTTGAAAGCATAAAGTCTTTACCAACCAACAACAGTGGTGCGGCTGGCAGCGACGGGAGCAACACAGGCGTCGACCTCAAGCACAGAGCTACCAAGGACTTCTGTCTTAGGTTCATGCCCCTAGATGCCTCTATCACGCAGGGAATATATTTGTCGGACAACAATGGCTACAAAAAGTCGAtacaagagcagcagcggtggcaGGGTTTGCAAGTGAACAGTGAGGGATCCATGATTCCAACTGGCGTCAATGCTGTCGTGAATCGCCCTCtggcccagcgccagcttaTGGTGGGTGGCCTGGTGAACTGGATGTACCCGAAGGCCCACGCCATATGGGGTGTTGGAGTATATATTCATCA TTGTCGTATGCCTACGGCTGGCTTTACAGCCGCCAATGGGCACGCGCCCATTAGTGTCTGGTTTTTCggttttttcttcctctttccgTTTTCttatctttccttttttttttgttttacgtattaa
- a CDS encoding uncharacterized protein (EggNog:ENOG41~TransMembrane:12 (i57-79o91-111i123-142o148-170i182-202o208-231i292-319o331-351i372-392o398-422i434-455o467-490i)) has product MIFQGEQRATDIETGAQITDGQQNLTEPRLPGEEVTWGGPDDPENPYNWSVSRKVSVALVFSTSQLVTTMSASMVAPAMDQILKDLHMSPSAGQIAFGVFFLGLGFTPFLVAPLAEIYGRKPIWLIGNLWYIVWNSLCPIGFSAALMIIGRFMCASGACVGVTLTGPVLADMFPAEDRGKSLAIAGLLPYLGPALGPIIGGLAAERLWWPWLFWILSAFDALALVLGFFIIRESYTPVLLRRKAEFIAAQTVPTGAPKKSLTARLLIFHQDLSSRIGPAMKRPIRLLTHRPIIQLIALAMAVDFGIYTLVLSTFASLWIKQYHQNETDASLHYIAIALGAFVCAQAGGRLMDLMWHRMKSARPDREPTPEWRVPYILVGLIPCVAGTFWYAWSAEERVHWAVVDVGVFFFTAGNFMFSQGLLAYNVDEFTSTRAASASAATRLGTYLLGFVFPIFAPELYERLGYGWGNSLLSFLYGIISMGIIVVLWIWGEKIRAIGRTAEDSKERVL; this is encoded by the exons ATGATTTTTCAAGGAGAACAAAGGGCAACAGATATCGAAACAGGTGCTCAAATCACGGATGGTCAACAAAATTTGACGGAGCCCCGATTGCCGGGTGAAGAG GTAACCTGGGGCGGCCCCGACGACCCGGAGAATCCCTACAATTGGTCCGTATCTCGCAAGGTCTCTGTTGCCCTCGTCTTCTCGACAAGTCAACTCGTGACAACCATGTCAGCCAGTATGGTTGCGCCGGCCATGGACCAAATCCTGAAAGATCTTCATATGAGTCCGTCTGCTGGCCAGATTGCCTTcggcgtcttcttcctcgggtTGGGTTTCACACCATTTCTAGTCGCTCCCCTTGCCGAAATTTATGGGCGGAAGCCGATATGGCTAATTGGAAACCTTTGGTATATTGTTTGGAATTCTCTTTGTCCCATCGGATTCTCTGCGGCCTTGATGATCATTGGGAGATTTATGTGCGCGTCTGGAGCTTGTGTTGGAGTTACC CTAACCGGGCCAGTCCTCGCTGACATGTTCCCTGCGGAAGACCGTGGCAAGTCTTTGGCGATCGCTGGACTGCTACCCTATCTTGGTCCTGCGCTTGGCCCGATCATCGGTGGCTTGGCTGCAGAGCGTCTGTGGTGGCCGTGGTTGTTCTGGATCCTCTCGGCATTTGATGCTCTCGCTCTTGTGCTAGGCTTCTTCATTATCCGAGAATCCTATACACCGGTACTGCTGCGACGCAAGGCCGAATTCATCGCAGCGCAAACAGTTCCTACTGGTGCACCAAAGAAGTCCTTGACTGCTCGCTTGCTCATCTTTCATCAAGATTTGTCGTCTCGTATAGGTCCAGCTATGAAGCGGCCAATTCGTCTCCTAACACACCGACCCATCATCCAACTCATCGCTCTCGCAATGGCCGTGGATTTTGGCATATATACCCTTGTGTTGTCGACGTTCGCTTCGCTTTGGATTAAGCAATACCATCAAAACGAGACCGACGCTAGTTTGCACTACATCGCCATCGCTCTTGGTGCATTTGTTTGCGCACAAGCTGGCGGTCGTTTAATGGACCTGATGTGGCACAGAATGAAGTCAGCGAGACCAGATCGCGAGCCCACGCCCGAATGGCGAGTTCCATATATTCTTGTAGGGCTAATACCATGCGTTGCGGGAACATTCTGGTATGCGTGGTCAGCGGAAGAGCGCGTCCACTGGGCTGTCGTCGATGTGggtgttttcttcttcacagcAGGCAACTTTATGTTCTCACAGGGTTTATTGGCCTACAACGTTGACGAATTCACTAGCACGAGGGCTGCGAGTGCTAGTGCGGCTACTCGTCTTGGCACATATCTACTAGGTTTTGTGTTTCCCATCTTTGCACCAGAGCTGTATGAAAGGCTGGGTTATGGTTGGGGAAACAGTCTTCTTAGTTTCTTGTACGGCATCATAAGCATGGGTATCATTGTGGTTTTATGGATTTGGGGCGAGAAAATCAGAGCTATTGGGAGGACAGCAGAGGATAGCAAAGAAAGGGTATTGTAA
- a CDS encoding uncharacterized protein (EggNog:ENOG41), producing MITKYDAATKNLKFSNQGVKSGSASCNLGWGVGIFHRDMRLVDIDGDARADILCLEPDG from the exons ATGATAACAAAATACGATGCAGCCACCAAGAACCTCAAATTCAGCAACCAGGGCGTGAAGTCGGGAAGTGCCAGCTGTAACCTAGGATGGGGCGTTGGCATCTTCCACCGCGACATGCGGCTTGTCGATATCGA TGGCGACGCTCGCGCGGATATCCTCTGCTTGGAACCTGATGGCTGA
- a CDS encoding uncharacterized protein (EggNog:ENOG41) → MAHLVECLSNHKQKEKPQHDEATIHSESQGDLHGHAIDGLEAGQRIRDTAGVVLMEGDEAHYIGSTDGRSNLAMKEGQRMTYDKVVSQAKDVLSETRYHAIKSAKYALNFVLVLPTNLTLSLSRGFHNAPRLYHDDTVHSIPKVMEIKSGLRAAGKEMYH, encoded by the exons ATGGCCCATTTAGTGGAATGCCTATCCAACCAtaagcagaaagaaaaaccacAGCATGATGAGGCCACCATTCACTCTGAGAGCCAGGGCGATCTACATGGTCATGCGATAGATGGTCTTGAAGCAGGCCAAAGAATTCGTGACACAGCTGGTGTAGTTCTAATGGAAGGTGATGAAGCCCATTATATCGGCTCTACTGACGGTAGGAGCAATCTTGCGATGAAAGAGGGACAAAGAATGACTTACGACAAAGTTGTCAGCCAAGCAAAAGACGTGTTATCAGAAACACGATATCACGCCATTAAATCAGCAAAATATGCTCTGAACTTTGTTCTCGTGCTTCCAACTAATTTGACACTAAGCCTGTCAAGGGGGTTTCACAACGCACCGAGGCTGTACCATGATGATACTGTTCACTCAATTCCAAAAGTCATGGAGATCAAGAGTGGATTAAGAGCAGCCGGCAAG GAAATGTATCATTGA
- a CDS encoding uncharacterized protein (EggNog:ENOG41~SECRETED:SignalP(1-26)~TransMembrane:1 (n7-18c26/27o196-216i)) produces MAPRLRVIAVLLVLQFISVLPNSVSAKDVISPWNDTATGFGPDLGLAETWNASFPLFESIKSLPTNNSGAAGSDGSNTGVDLKHRATKDFCLRFMPLDASITQGIYLSDNNGYKKSIQEQQRWQGLQVNSEGSMIPTGVNAVVNRPLAQRQLMVGGLVNWMYPKAHAIWGVGVYIHQCPASRCQ; encoded by the coding sequence ATGGCGCCCAGATTGCGTGTGATCGCGGTGCTCTTGGTTCTCCAATTCATCTCTGTTCTACCTAATTCCGTCAGCGCAAAAGATGTCATATCACCATGGAATGATACCGCGACAGGTTTCGGACCAGATCTCGGTCTCGCTGAGACCTGGAACGCCTCCTTTCCGCTATTTGAAAGCATAAAGTCTTTACCAACCAACAACAGTGGTGCGGCTGGCAGCGACGGGAGCAACACAGGCGTCGACCTCAAGCACAGAGCTACCAAGGACTTCTGTCTTAGGTTCATGCCCCTAGATGCCTCTATCACGCAGGGAATATATTTGTCGGACAACAATGGCTACAAAAAGTCGAtacaagagcagcagcggtggcaGGGTTTGCAAGTGAACAGTGAGGGATCCATGATTCCAACTGGCGTCAATGCTGTCGTGAATCGCCCTCtggcccagcgccagcttaTGGTGGGTGGCCTGGTGAACTGGATGTACCCGAAGGCCCACGCCATATGGGGTGTTGGAGTATATATTCATCAGTGTCCTGCTTCCCGTTGTCAGTAG
- a CDS encoding uncharacterized protein (EggNog:ENOG41~TransMembrane:1 (o283-301i)) has product MSLLSVFWNRQHAMGSIIYRPSFMRDMACQGRYFSPLLLNSIFFHTSENMPGVSGTCDGSDNCNPGRQFRQNAEDLLFGRETKVLCKSSIPTIQALLLMSDALFSWCDERSLSWHYLGIATNMIIDLGIHSEISTLTFQKALSPEDVEIRRRVFWSAFVLDKVQSIYQGRPARLRDMDCSVPMLFLDEYEELEPFNTVGYSEVARTLDLPTHSGSTFVHLCMLSGIADRILASLYTEESLRKDNDELYKTSLALHAQLIQWRESSPEHLKIHFDTKTTADTMALPHTLSLILMFYALVILLHRPFVSEGHLSSTTRSSTYHASSLCENAASNIDTMLRRYKKHWCMKSPPYFVSYATYVSATIHVRIAAERSPASEAYKRLQNCLEILSEHQRTSRAPRRSMDILARLMRRLNVDVGDAFIGTRDSDGQSCSPYGSGALEMYAGCQLNKDALNKVSLKSPLSQHNINTVRVAAAAGSTNTPTFHSYIGSSSSTFNNDDLCGQVNPAAFTTDNRIDSLFTDANFDFDPLFGFMDQADFLQAIPF; this is encoded by the exons ATGAGCCTCCTCTCGGTCTTCTGGAACCGCCAACATGCCATGGGATCCATCATCTATCGGCCGTCTTTCATGCGCGACATGGCATGCCAAGGAAGATACTTTTCCCCCCTACTTTTAAACTCGATATTCTTTCACACTTCTGAGAATATGCCCGGGGTCAGCGGCACATGTGATGGCTCTGACAACTGCAATCCTGGCCGGCAGTTTCGTCAAAACGCCGAGGATTTATTGTTTGGTCGTGAGACGAAAGTTTTGTGCAAGAGCAGCATTCCGACGATTCAGGCGCTGCTTCTCATGTCAGATGCGCTGTTTTCATGGTGTGATGAGAGGAGTCTTTCATGGCACTATTTGGGTATTGCTACGAATATGATAATCGATCTGGGCATTCATTCTGAGATCTCGACGCTTACGTTTCAAAAGGCGCTTTCACCAGAGGACGTAGAGATACGACGTAGAGTATTCTGGTCTGCCTTCG TCCTGGACAAGGTTCAGTCCATTTATCAAGGTCGCCCCGCTCGTCTCCGTGACATGGACTGCAGTGTCCCCATGCTCTTTCTTGACGAGTACGAAGAGCTTGAGCCCTTCAATACCGTCGGCTACTCTGAAGTTGCTCGAACACTCGATTTACCTACGCACAGCGGGTCGACATTTGTGCATCTCTGTATGTTGAGCGGCATTGCTGATCGCATCCTTGCCAGTTTGTATACAGAGGAGAGCTTGCGTAAGGACAATGATGAGTTATATAAAACGTCTCTGGCTTTGCATGCTCAATTGATTCAATGGCGGGAATCATCACCGGAACATTTAAAGATTCATTTTGATACTAAAACTACGGCCGATACAATGGCTCTTCCTCATACACTATCTCTGAT ATTAATGTTTTACGCGTTAGTCATACTGCTGCACCGCCCTTTCGTCTCCGAAGGTCACCTCTCCTCTACAACTCGTTCATCTACCTATCACGCCTCTTCCCTATGCGAAAATGCAGCATCAAACATTGATACTATGCTTCGCCGCTACAAGAAACACTGGTGCATGAAATCTCCTCCGTATTTTGTGTCGTACGCAACCTACGTGAGCGCAACGATTCACGTACGCATAGCGGCAGAAAGGTCTCCGGCCTCAGAAGCGTACAAGCGTCTCCAGAACTGTCTCGAGATATTGTCTGAGCATCAAAGAACTTCTCGCGCACCGAGGCGCTCAATGGACATATTAGCAAGGTTGATGCGGCGCCTAAACGTGGATGTTGGAGACGCGTTTATCGGTACCCGCGACAGTGACGGTCAATCGTGCTCACCATACGGCAGTGGAGCTTTGGAAATGTATGCCGGATGCCAGCTGAATAAAGATGCTCTTAATAAAGTTTCTTTAAagtctcctctctctcaacaCAATATCAACACCGTGAGAGTGGCGGCAGCTGCGGGGTCAACAAATACTCCGACCTTTCATTCCTATATAGGCAGTTCATCATCTACATTCAACAACGATGACTTATGTGGGCAGGTCAATCCTGCAGCTTTTACCACTGACAATCGAATTGATAGCCTGTTTACGGATGCGAATTTTGACTTCGATCCGCTTTTTGGCTTCATGGACCAGGCGGATTTCTTGCAGGCTATTCCTTTCTAG
- a CDS encoding uncharacterized protein (EggNog:ENOG41~TransMembrane:3 (n12-24c28/29o52-72i117-139o478-496i)): MVPKYYALASNLLASLSLGALLGLGVYVTKNTLVIGGSPTPGFRVIHIDQNSWNVGCTIVGTAVGILAILGYSQHDNFLTRQGIMSDQGVVALYLRPLTVSRSVAQVIRGQLITTRILLALLTIVSTLSSAATVAIFGVHNIDIKLTNPVPSFPLASYNDTFFETSTDGYYPTVPLDEINLPELEAFLYRAAYIGAATTNDPGGFNQFSTAWISPSGAIGDTSYSSLNTGGIGLNMTSYFDFSGYPSRFHMPSAYTFNDLSGVVYGTHVNVVCVNSTANYDLDYSRLDDDIAVFKISNHRNVNFQIVQDTKSPNDQLLIGAAVSGTSTTDPILTIAVPVELGETFICDCTYSGREYMASIIVSSRLSPLEVVAEVNQGPFIGLDVKWLLARTATNFLRKPGGGSLISAWTSTSWNNGGDNNTDTAALLSTILSQTGEAQLSLLRQTAERSNTDTQSYKPHSSSVTMSVRITMIGSGQYGWLSLYALLLVGALLGLIRTLSRFEPASPDVQDPVKVLGLMLNNDTINDKTRLKIDEKIEVLCSSHL, from the coding sequence ATGGTCCCCAAGTACTACGCTCTTGCCAGCAATCTCCTTGCTTCCTTAAGTCTCGGAGCCTTGCTTGGATTGGGGGTTTATGTTACCAAAAACACATTGGTCATCGGGGGTAGCCCTACGCCCGGCTTCAGAGTCATTCACATCGACCAGAACTCATGGAATGTTGGCTGTACTATCGTTGGGACGGCTGTGGGCATTCTGGCAATCCTGGGCTACTCACAACACGACAATTTCTTAACGCGACAAGGGATCATGTCTGACCAGGGTGTTGTCGCGCTCTACCTCAGGCCGCTGACGGTATCGAGATCAGTGGCCCAGGTAATTCGCGGCCAGTTAATAACGACACGGATACTCCTCGCCCTACTCACCATCGTCTCTACCCTCTCCAGTGCCGCGACTGTGGCTATCTTCGGCGTCCACAACATAGATATAAAATTGACCAATCCCGTCCCGTCATTTCCACTGGCATCGTATAACGACACTTTCTTTGAGACGAGCACCGACGGATACTACCCCACTGTGCCTCTTGATGAGATTAACTTACCGGAGCTGGAGGCGTTTCTCTACAGAGCCGCTTATATCGGGGCTGCAACTACCAACGATCCAGGCGGTTTCAATCAATTTAGCACAGCCTGGATATCGCCATCAGGTGCAATCGGAGATACTTCTTATTCAAGTCTCAATACTGGCGGAATCGGACTCAACATGACTTCTTATTTTGACTTCTCCGGCTACCCCAGCCGTTTTCACATGCCTTCCGCATACACCTTTAATGACCTCTCAGGGGTCGTCTATGGCACTCATGTCAATGTTGTCTGTGTCAATTCCACCGCCAACTACGATCTTGACTACAGCCGGCTCGATGACGATATAGCGGTTTTCAAGATCAGTAACCATCGTAATGTTAATTTTCAGATAGTTCAGGACACCAAGTCTCCCAATGATCAACTCCTCATCGGCGCCGCCGTCTCAGGCACATCAACCACAGATCCAATACTCACGATAGCAGTGCCGGTAGAACTCGGAGAAACATTCATCTGTGACTGTACCTACTCTGGGCGTGAATACATGGCTTCTATTATCGTGTCATCCCGTCTGTCACCGCTGGAAGTTGTGGCGGAGGTGAATCAGGGGCCATTTATCGGCCTTGATGTCAAGTGGCTATTAGCACGCACCGCCACGAACTTTTTACGAAAACCTGGTGGAGGTAGTCTTATCAGCGCTTGGACGTCGACATCCTGGAATAATGGTGGTGACAACAATACAGATACTGCAGCACTGTTGTCTACCATTCTGTCGCAGACTGGAGAGGCGCAACTAAGTCTTTTGAGACAGACTGCTGAGAGATCTAATACAGATACCCAGTCTTATAAGCCTCACTCCAGCTCGGTCACCATGTCTGTCAGGATCACAATGATTGGAAGTGGTCAGTACGGGTGGCTTAGCCTATATGCCCTGCTTCTGGTTGGGGCATTGCTGGGGCTGATACGGACATTGTCCAGATTCGAGCCCGCTTCTCCGGATGTTCAGGATCCAGTAAAGGTCTTAGGACTAATGCTCAACAACGACACAATCAATGACAAAACCAGACTAAAGATTGATGAAAAGATTGAAGTTCTTTGTTCAAGCCATCTATAA